The nucleotide sequence CGCGGCGCCCGCCGGCCCCACCGCCAGCTCCCACTCGTCAGCGGGAGCCGGTTGGCGTGGTGACTGCCGGATCGGCGGGATGCGTCCGCAGGAACGCCTCGGCGCGACGCGCGTCGCGGAGGAGCTGCCAGCAGCTGAGACCGAACATCATCACCGTGATGCCGAGCACGACCAGCCAGGCCGGGGCGAAGCTGAGCAGCGCCTGGCCGAGGTTCATCGTCGTCAGGCCACCCAGCAGCAGGACGTACCGTCGTTGGCGAACCATCTGCGCGGCCGTCGTCCGCAGCCACGGCAGGTCGTCCGGGGAGCCCACCACCCCACGGCGGACCGCCTGTGCAAGCGCACGGCGACGGCCCCAGCTCAGCGTCCAGAGCCGGGACTCCCGATCGGCCCGGTAGCCGCCGCTCCGGACCATCCACACCACCGCGGCCACCTCGGCCACCAGACCCGACACGGCCAGGACCACGCCGGTGTTCTCCACCCAACCCGGCGGGTCGCCACGTTCCAGCCAGCGCGCCCGGAAGCCGCCTGCCAGCAGCCCCACCAGCAGCGACACCAGTGCGAAGACCACCACCGTCCCGACGAGCAGCAGCCGGAACCGTCGACGCCCCCGGCGAATCTCCCGGCGCTCCCGCGCACCGTCCATGATGGCCCCCCGATCGACGGGTCGGGACGTACCCGCCGAGGGGTGCCGATCAAACGACCGTCAGCCGGCGGCCGGCGGGGTCCAGCCGAAGTGCGGCGGCCGGCGTTCCGTCACCGCCGCGATCCCCTCGCGGGCCTCGCCGCTCTCCCGGACCTGCGCGTGCCACCAGGCGATCCGGTCGGCGTCGGCGCGCCCGTCGACGATCTCCTTGGCCGCCGCCACGGTGAGCCGCGAACGCTCGGCGATGGCGCCGGTCAGCGCCGCCACCCGGGCCGCGAGCCCGTCAGCCGGCAGCACCTCGTCGACCAGCCCGATCCGCAGCGCCCGCTCGGCGTCGACCAGCTCGCTCGTGAACAGCAGGTGCTTGGCCGCGGACGGCCCGACCAGCCGGGCCAGCCGCCGGGTGGTCGGCGCCGGATAGACCAGCCCCAGCCGCGCCGGGGGTACGCCGAACCGGGCGTCCGCCGCGGCGATGCGCAGGTCGCAGGCGACGGCGAGCTGGCAGCCGCCGCCGACGCAGGCGCCCTCGATCGCGGCCACGGTGGGCCGGCCGAACGCGGCCAGCCGCTCCTCGGCGGCCACGGCGATGCTGCCGTCCCCGGCCTCCAGCAGCTCGTCCAGGTCGCCCAGGTCGGCGCCGGCGCAGAAGGTGCCGCCGCCTCCGGTGAGCACGAGAACACGCACCGCCGGGTCGGCCTCCAGGCCGTCGAGCAGCACCGGGAGTTGCCGCCACATGGCCGGCGTCATGGCGTTGCGGCGGGCCGGGTTCCGGATGACGACGGTCGCCACCGGGCCGTCGACCGTGACGGTCAGTTCCGCGTCGGACATGGCTCCGACCGTAACGGGCGGGGCCCGGTGACCACCCGCGTGGGGTGGCCGCCGGGCCCCGGGATCGGGCGGTCAGGTCAGGAGACGTTGACCGCGGTGTCGTCGATGACGAATGAGGTCTGCAGCGAGGAGTCCTCGGTGCCGGTGAACTTCAGGGTGACGGTCTGGCCGGCGTACGCGGCCAGGGAGAAGGACTTCTGGCTGTAGCCGCTGGCCTTGTTCAGGTTCGACCAGGTGCCCAGGGTGGCCAGCACGCTGCCGGAGGAGTTGAGCACCTGCGCGGTCAGCTTGTCGTACTGGACGCTGCTGGTGGTCTCGGCCGAGTCGATGTGCAGCCAGAACGTGAAGGTGTAGGAGGTGCAGCCGGCCGGCAGGCTCACCGACTGCGACAGCGTGTCGGTGTGGGTGCTGCCGTAGCCGTCGAGCCACGCGTTCCACGTGCCGCTACGTGGCGGCTGGCCGGAGGAGCCGTACTGCCCGATCACACCCGAACTCGACGACCACACCGTGTTGCCCGACTCGAAGCCCGGGTTGCCCAGCTTCTGGCCGGCGCCCGTGCAGCCACCGCCGGTGCCGTTCACGGTCAGCGTGTAGGTTGCCGAGTGGCTCACCGAGCCGGCGCCCGTGACGGTCACCGAGTAGGTGCCGGACGGGGTGCTCGCCGACGTGGTGATGGTGAGCGTGGACGAGCCGCCCGAGGTCACCGAGGACGGGCTGAACGACGCGGTGGCGCCGCCCGGCAGGCCCGAGGCGGAGAACGTCACGGTCTGCGCGGTCCCGCTGGTGGTGGCGGTGGCGACGGTGGTGGAGACGGAACCGCCCGCCGTCACCGAGCCGGAGGTCGGGGAGAGCGAGACGGAGAAGTCGTTGCCGGTGGAGCCGCAGGGCGCGTCGTTGCCGGCCACGTTCACCGCGGTCCACGCCGCCTGGACGGTCTTGTACTCGGTGGAGCAGTTGCCGTACAGGTCGGTCGCCGCCTTGAGGGTGTAGGCCCGGGCGGTGTTGGACGGGGTGGTGGTGTTGACGTACGAGGTGTTCGAGGTGAAGTACACGTCGAGCGCCCGGTACCAGATCTTCTCGGCCTTGGCGCGACCGATGCCGGTCACGGCCGGCGCCGAGCCGCAGACCGGCGACGTGCCGTACGCGGTGGAGCCGGTGCCCTCGGCCAGGTTGAAGTAGAAGTGGTTGGCCACGCCGGACGAGTAGTGCACGTCCTTGTTCTTCGTGCTGGTGCTCCAGCAGGAGTCGGACGAGCCGTCCAGCGACGGGTTGTACATGTAGCGCAGCGGCGTACCGTTGCCGTTGATGTTGATCTTCTCGCCGACCTGGTAGTCACCCGGGTCGCTCGGCGCCGCGGCGTAGAACTCCACCATGTTGCCGAAGATGTCGCTGGTGGCCTCGTTGAGGCCGCCCGGCTCACCGGAGTAGACGAGGCCGGAGAGCGCCTCGGTGACGCCGTGGCTCATCTCGTGGCCGGCGACGTCCAGCGAGACCAGCGGGCGGGAGTTGCCCGAGCCGTCGCCGTAGGTCATCTGGGACCCGTCCCAGAAGGCGTTGACGTAGTTGCTGCCGTAGTGCACGCGGCTCGGCACGCCCGAGCCGTTGCCGAAGATGCCGTTGCGGCCGTGGACGTTCTTGAAGTAGTCGAACGTCTTCGCGGCCCCGAAGTGCGCGTCGACGCCGGCCGACTGCCGGTTCGAGTTGGTGCCGCTGCCCCAGTTGTTGTCGGGGTCGGTGAAGGTGGTGCAGGTGCCTCCGGTGGTGTTGTTCATGTCGCAGGTCCGGCCGTTGCCGTGCGACGGGTCCACCATCTGGTAGGTGCTGCCGGAGAGCGTCGTGTCGATGCTGACCGTGCCGGTGTAGATGCCCTGGCCGCTGCCGACCACCGTCACGATCTCGTCGTAGGAGCCGATCACCGCGCCCGTGGTCGCGTCCGTGAGGACGTGCAGCTTCGAGGGCGTCTGCTTGTCCGCCTGCCAGCCGGTGGCGACCGTCTCCCAGGCCAGCCGCCCGCGGCCCGAGCTCGCGTCGACGAAGAGCTCCGGGGCACCCACCGAGGTGAGCGAGCCGGAGAACGCCTTGCGCGCGCTGGCCCTGGCCGCGGCCGCGCTCACCTTGGCGGTGGTGCCCAGCGTGAGCGGTGCGGCGAGGCCGACCGAGGTGCCGGCCAGCGTGCCGTTCGGGGCGGTGTGGATGACGAAGTCACCGCCGTAGACGCGCAGGCCGTGGTAGGTCCGGGTGTAACGGGTGTGGGTGGCCCCGGAGGAGTCCACGCGGGTGCGGACGGCCTGGTACGTCTCCCCGCTGGCGCCCTGGACGGCACCGGGGTTGGCGCGGAGCAGGCTCTCCGCCCGGGTTGCGGCGGACTCGGGGGACGGGGCGCTCGGGGTTGCCGCGTGCGCCGTGGTGGTGACGCAGGCCAGCACGCCGCTGGTGAGCAGCGCTGCGCTGACGGCGGCGAGGGTTCTTTTCACGGGCCCTCCTGGAGGGGGAAGTTGTGACGGGGGTAGTCACTGATGTAGATATAGCGATACATCGAAGAACGTGAAAGGGTGCGAGCGCTTTCCTGCCGGAGACACTGTCCGTTCGGACGATGCGACGGAGCGTGTCGGAACCGGGCGGCCCCGCCGTGCGTCCGATCGGCATGAGAGCCACCCCCGTCGCGGCGACCCTCCTCGCCGCGCTTCTCGCCCCGCTCGCCGGCTGCGCCCGGGACGACGGCGCGGCCGCGACCGACGGCCCGG is from Micromonospora terminaliae and encodes:
- a CDS encoding enoyl-CoA hydratase/isomerase family protein — its product is MSDAELTVTVDGPVATVVIRNPARRNAMTPAMWRQLPVLLDGLEADPAVRVLVLTGGGGTFCAGADLGDLDELLEAGDGSIAVAAEERLAAFGRPTVAAIEGACVGGGCQLAVACDLRIAAADARFGVPPARLGLVYPAPTTRRLARLVGPSAAKHLLFTSELVDAERALRIGLVDEVLPADGLAARVAALTGAIAERSRLTVAAAKEIVDGRADADRIAWWHAQVRESGEAREGIAAVTERRPPHFGWTPPAAG
- a CDS encoding M4 family metallopeptidase, with translation MKRTLAAVSAALLTSGVLACVTTTAHAATPSAPSPESAATRAESLLRANPGAVQGASGETYQAVRTRVDSSGATHTRYTRTYHGLRVYGGDFVIHTAPNGTLAGTSVGLAAPLTLGTTAKVSAAAARASARKAFSGSLTSVGAPELFVDASSGRGRLAWETVATGWQADKQTPSKLHVLTDATTGAVIGSYDEIVTVVGSGQGIYTGTVSIDTTLSGSTYQMVDPSHGNGRTCDMNNTTGGTCTTFTDPDNNWGSGTNSNRQSAGVDAHFGAAKTFDYFKNVHGRNGIFGNGSGVPSRVHYGSNYVNAFWDGSQMTYGDGSGNSRPLVSLDVAGHEMSHGVTEALSGLVYSGEPGGLNEATSDIFGNMVEFYAAAPSDPGDYQVGEKININGNGTPLRYMYNPSLDGSSDSCWSTSTKNKDVHYSSGVANHFYFNLAEGTGSTAYGTSPVCGSAPAVTGIGRAKAEKIWYRALDVYFTSNTSYVNTTTPSNTARAYTLKAATDLYGNCSTEYKTVQAAWTAVNVAGNDAPCGSTGNDFSVSLSPTSGSVTAGGSVSTTVATATTSGTAQTVTFSASGLPGGATASFSPSSVTSGGSSTLTITTSASTPSGTYSVTVTGAGSVSHSATYTLTVNGTGGGCTGAGQKLGNPGFESGNTVWSSSSGVIGQYGSSGQPPRSGTWNAWLDGYGSTHTDTLSQSVSLPAGCTSYTFTFWLHIDSAETTSSVQYDKLTAQVLNSSGSVLATLGTWSNLNKASGYSQKSFSLAAYAGQTVTLKFTGTEDSSLQTSFVIDDTAVNVS